The following proteins are co-located in the Methanobacterium formicicum DSM 3637 genome:
- a CDS encoding redox-regulated ATPase YchF, with amino-acid sequence MLQIAVTGKPNVGKSSFFNAATLSEVEVAGYPFTTIDVNKAVAHVVKPCPCRELEVECNPRNSQCRDGQRLIPVELLDVAGLVPGAHEGRGLGNKFLDDLRQARAFIHVIDASGSTDEEGRPCEAGSHDPMEDVDFLQHEITMWLFGILNKNWNRLVRKALSEKLDIAKVIAEQLSGAGILVEDVLEAKRTVTKEYKDWEDDDIINLLDNLLKIAKPMLIVANKADLPHAEENIKRLREKYDNVVPASAEAELALTRAAEAGLIKYISGESDFEILQNDKLSTQQINALEYIRENVLQKYGGTGVQEALNQAIFSLLNMIVVYPVEDEHKLSDQKGNVLPDALLIPSGSKPKDMAFLIHTDIGEGFMHAIDARSCRRVASDHELEDGDIISIVTR; translated from the coding sequence ATGCTCCAGATTGCAGTTACCGGAAAGCCCAACGTGGGCAAATCATCTTTTTTCAACGCAGCAACCTTATCAGAAGTTGAAGTGGCAGGTTATCCATTCACCACCATCGATGTTAACAAGGCAGTGGCCCATGTGGTTAAACCATGCCCCTGCCGTGAATTAGAAGTTGAATGTAACCCTCGAAACTCACAGTGCAGGGATGGTCAGAGGCTGATCCCAGTGGAGTTACTGGATGTTGCTGGACTTGTTCCAGGAGCCCATGAAGGTCGCGGATTGGGTAACAAGTTCCTGGATGATCTACGCCAGGCCAGGGCATTCATCCACGTCATTGATGCCTCAGGATCCACTGATGAGGAAGGTAGACCCTGTGAGGCAGGATCACATGACCCTATGGAGGATGTTGATTTCCTGCAGCACGAAATAACCATGTGGCTCTTCGGAATCCTCAACAAGAACTGGAACAGGCTGGTTCGTAAGGCACTTTCTGAGAAACTGGATATTGCCAAGGTAATAGCAGAGCAGCTCAGTGGAGCCGGGATTCTGGTAGAAGATGTGCTGGAAGCCAAGAGAACTGTTACCAAGGAGTACAAGGACTGGGAAGACGACGATATCATAAACTTGCTCGATAATCTCCTTAAAATTGCCAAGCCAATGTTAATTGTGGCCAACAAGGCAGACCTGCCCCATGCAGAAGAGAACATAAAGAGGCTTCGGGAAAAATATGATAATGTGGTGCCTGCTTCAGCAGAGGCAGAACTGGCATTAACCAGAGCAGCAGAAGCCGGACTTATTAAATATATATCCGGAGAATCTGACTTTGAAATCCTCCAAAATGACAAACTGAGCACTCAGCAGATAAATGCCCTGGAATACATACGGGAAAATGTTCTCCAAAAGTACGGAGGTACTGGAGTGCAGGAAGCCCTGAACCAAGCCATATTCAGTCTGTTGAACATGATCGTGGTCTATCCTGTTGAAGATGAACACAAACTTTCTGATCAAAAAGGTAACGTGCTCCCCGATGCATTACTGATACCCAGTGGCTCCAAACCAAAGGATATGGCATTCCTCATCCATACTGATATTGGAGAAGGTTTCATGCATGCTATTGATGCCAGGAGTTGCCGTAGGGTGGCCAGTGACCATGAACTGGAAGATGGAGACATAATTAGCATAGTTACACGTTAA
- the cbiE gene encoding precorrin-6y C5,15-methyltransferase (decarboxylating) subunit CbiE, whose protein sequence is MSKLYLVGIGPGSSDYLTAAAINTAGSVDVLVGSQRALDLFPGFEGQTLILRARNMDEMMKKSIYLVDEGKNVAILSTGDPGFSGVLNPILKLRDDLDLEVIPGISSLQLAAARLQIPWDQVNLLTLHGKGNSKIILDFMDNGKPTIVLPDFKVEKLAQFLLENGVDQDRKVAVCERLSYPDERIVNGTLKEIAAMDFTYLCVVIIYETF, encoded by the coding sequence ATGTCAAAACTTTATCTGGTGGGGATCGGACCGGGGTCTAGTGATTATTTAACTGCAGCAGCCATAAACACGGCAGGATCGGTTGATGTGCTTGTGGGGAGTCAGAGGGCTCTGGATCTGTTCCCAGGATTTGAGGGGCAAACTCTTATTCTCAGGGCACGGAACATGGATGAAATGATGAAAAAATCAATTTATCTGGTTGATGAAGGTAAAAACGTGGCCATTCTCTCCACAGGCGATCCGGGATTTTCAGGAGTACTCAATCCAATATTAAAACTGCGTGATGACTTGGACTTGGAGGTAATTCCTGGAATTAGTTCCCTGCAACTTGCAGCTGCCAGACTACAAATACCCTGGGATCAGGTTAACCTGCTCACTCTTCATGGGAAAGGAAATTCCAAGATAATACTGGATTTCATGGATAATGGAAAACCAACCATTGTTTTACCCGACTTTAAGGTGGAAAAACTGGCGCAATTCCTCCTGGAAAATGGTGTTGACCAGGATAGAAAAGTTGCAGTGTGCGAAAGACTCAGCTACCCAGATGAGAGAATAGTTAATGGAACTTTAAAAGAAATAGCAGCTATGGATTTCACTTATCTCTGTGTGGTAATCATCTATGAAACTTTTTAA
- a CDS encoding cupin domain-containing protein, with the protein MLIKSIKNCEYFQVADETVLCELLHPKNENIEMGCSVAHALLEKGKASLPHKLNSSVEIYYITKGSGKIHINDESSNVEPGEIIYIPPGSVQFIENIGKSNLEFLCVVTPPWQGKDEELCVD; encoded by the coding sequence ATGTTGATAAAATCCATTAAAAATTGTGAATATTTCCAGGTAGCCGATGAAACTGTTCTCTGTGAACTCCTGCATCCTAAAAATGAAAACATTGAAATGGGTTGCAGTGTGGCCCATGCCCTCCTTGAGAAGGGTAAGGCCTCCCTGCCTCATAAGCTGAACAGTTCTGTGGAGATTTATTACATCACTAAGGGTAGTGGGAAAATTCACATCAATGATGAATCTTCCAATGTGGAACCCGGTGAGATAATTTACATCCCGCCTGGATCTGTGCAATTCATTGAAAACATTGGTAAATCCAACTTAGAGTTTCTATGTGTTGTAACACCCCCATGGCAGGGAAAAGATGAAGAGTTGTGTGTAGATTGA
- a CDS encoding zinc dependent phospholipase C family protein: MKKPFVMIFITLTAFLALVQPVSAWAAPNHYEIAEEVYYSLPADAQNNLDLSKMLDGADDPDYKFFDYEYHRYPASEEKINYWLLEGREYYQEGDYKQASYCFGVATHYISDSVCPPHSGSGHSGYEHTKCELQAMLLEPHITDKTGNWDNELTADNQMSANAWEQWLKTDDDEYIQECLNKAADLSYQAVNSAVS; this comes from the coding sequence ATGAAAAAACCCTTTGTAATGATTTTTATCACTTTAACAGCATTTTTGGCGTTAGTTCAACCAGTATCTGCATGGGCAGCTCCCAATCATTATGAAATTGCCGAGGAAGTATATTATTCTCTTCCTGCTGATGCACAGAATAACCTGGACCTTTCAAAAATGCTTGACGGTGCCGATGATCCAGATTATAAGTTTTTTGACTACGAATATCACAGGTACCCTGCCAGTGAGGAAAAAATCAATTACTGGCTCCTGGAAGGCAGAGAATATTATCAGGAGGGAGATTATAAACAGGCCAGTTACTGTTTTGGGGTGGCAACCCATTACATTTCAGATAGTGTATGCCCTCCCCATTCAGGGAGTGGTCATTCCGGTTATGAACACACCAAATGCGAGTTACAGGCCATGCTCCTAGAACCACACATCACTGATAAAACAGGAAACTGGGATAATGAATTAACTGCAGATAACCAGATGAGTGCTAATGCATGGGAGCAGTGGTTAAAAACAGATGATGATGAATATATTCAGGAATGCCTTAATAAAGCCGCTGATCTGTCTTATCAAGCTGTAAACAGTGCTGTTTCTTAA
- a CDS encoding TetR/AcrR family transcriptional regulator, with the protein MVSKTEQKFLDVALEIFAEKGYKGATTRLIAQKAGFSELTLFRKFKTKENLFNKVLTQNVAKVKEDLAKSLADNVSDSPNVFFKNLNN; encoded by the coding sequence ATGGTCAGTAAAACAGAACAGAAATTTTTAGACGTGGCTTTAGAAATATTTGCTGAAAAAGGATATAAGGGTGCTACAACTAGACTTATAGCACAAAAAGCGGGTTTCAGTGAATTAACTTTGTTTAGAAAATTCAAAACAAAAGAAAATCTTTTTAACAAGGTTTTAACTCAGAATGTAGCAAAAGTTAAGGAAGATTTAGCTAAATCACTTGCTGATAATGTTTCTGACTCTCCTAATGTTTTTTTTAAGAACCTTAATAACTGA
- a CDS encoding TRC40/GET3/ArsA family transport-energizing ATPase has product MAIRDLFHFKKGKTTFVFIGGKGGVGKTTISAATALWLADEGKKTLVISTDPAHSLSDSLERNLGHDPTPIGENLWAAEIDPEVAMQDYQVKMKEQQALNPGMDMGMMEDQMEMASMAPGIDEAAAFDKFLQYMTTDEYDIVVFDTAPTGHTLRLLSFPEMMDSWVGKMIKIRRQVGSMAKAFKNIMPFMGDEEEEDRAMEDMEATKKQIKVAREVMADPERTSFKMVVIPEEMSIYESERAMEALHKNNMNTDAVIVNQIQPEEADCEFCRARRNIQQKRMESIRQKFGGQVVAEIPLFREEVKGTEKLREVGKILYGEPEVAS; this is encoded by the coding sequence ATGGCAATTAGAGACCTTTTCCATTTTAAAAAAGGAAAAACAACATTCGTGTTTATTGGAGGGAAAGGAGGAGTAGGTAAAACTACCATATCCGCAGCAACTGCACTATGGTTAGCTGATGAGGGTAAAAAAACCCTGGTAATCTCAACAGATCCAGCTCACTCACTTTCTGACTCCTTAGAAAGGAACCTGGGACATGACCCCACACCTATCGGTGAAAACCTGTGGGCTGCTGAAATCGACCCCGAAGTGGCAATGCAGGACTATCAGGTTAAGATGAAGGAACAGCAGGCCCTGAACCCTGGCATGGACATGGGTATGATGGAGGATCAGATGGAAATGGCTTCCATGGCCCCTGGAATCGACGAAGCAGCTGCTTTTGATAAATTTCTCCAGTACATGACCACTGATGAGTACGATATTGTGGTGTTCGACACTGCACCTACCGGTCACACCCTGAGACTGTTATCCTTCCCTGAAATGATGGATAGCTGGGTGGGAAAAATGATCAAAATCCGAAGACAGGTAGGTAGCATGGCCAAGGCCTTCAAGAACATCATGCCCTTCATGGGAGATGAAGAAGAAGAGGACCGTGCCATGGAAGACATGGAAGCCACTAAAAAACAGATCAAAGTGGCTAGGGAAGTTATGGCTGACCCGGAAAGAACATCCTTTAAGATGGTGGTCATCCCTGAGGAGATGTCTATCTACGAATCTGAAAGAGCAATGGAAGCCCTGCATAAGAATAACATGAACACAGATGCAGTTATAGTGAATCAGATCCAGCCTGAAGAGGCAGACTGTGAATTCTGCCGTGCTCGACGTAACATTCAACAAAAAAGAATGGAAAGTATCCGTCAAAAATTCGGTGGACAGGTAGTTGCCGAGATACCATTATTCCGTGAGGAAGTTAAGGGTACTGAAAAACTGCGAGAAGTTGGTAAGATTTTATACGGGGAGCCTGAAGTAGCTTCCTAA